One segment of Halococcus salsus DNA contains the following:
- a CDS encoding amidase, protein MSDIPFTTATSLAGRVRAGDLSPVDVVETVLDRATARNDVTNAYVTLVEDDARERAHEIEAAVERGEDPGPLAGVPVALKDLFGYKAGIPATMGSAAVGEFVPEESAVVTERLEAAGAVVVGTTNAPEFGHKLVTENPFHGRTGTPFDPERVSGGSSGGSAAAVADGLAAFAQGSDMGGSIRVPAAFCGVYGLKPSFGRVPTATRPDGFVLSTPFTSIGPLARTVEDAALALDVLSGPHPRDPYSLPAPEKSYRDALDRDTSDLSVAYSRDLGIFDVAERVADVTDDALADLAGVVDDVERTDPPYDGSLSDLRYAFTQISTVVFASMVEGFEAEGIIGDGDRERLSPSVRTMVRIGEDADAVSYKRADRPRTDFYDAVEAVLDEHDLLVTPTTAVPPFEHGRDGPQTIDEASVANPVVDWCLTWPFNLPGHPVASIPAGFVDGLPVGLQVVGRRHADETVLAASAALERVRPWRDTYPGRRS, encoded by the coding sequence ATGTCCGATATCCCGTTCACCACCGCGACGTCGCTCGCAGGGCGGGTCCGCGCGGGCGACCTGTCGCCGGTCGACGTCGTCGAGACGGTCCTCGACCGAGCCACGGCCCGCAACGACGTCACGAACGCGTACGTCACGCTCGTCGAGGACGACGCCCGCGAGCGCGCCCACGAGATCGAGGCGGCCGTTGAGCGCGGCGAGGACCCGGGCCCGCTCGCCGGGGTGCCGGTCGCGCTCAAGGACCTCTTCGGTTACAAGGCGGGGATCCCGGCGACGATGGGGTCGGCGGCGGTCGGGGAGTTCGTCCCCGAGGAGAGCGCCGTCGTCACCGAACGGCTCGAAGCCGCGGGCGCGGTCGTCGTCGGCACGACGAACGCCCCGGAGTTCGGCCACAAGCTCGTCACGGAGAACCCGTTCCACGGCCGGACGGGAACCCCCTTCGACCCCGAGCGGGTCTCGGGCGGGTCGTCCGGCGGCAGCGCGGCCGCCGTGGCCGACGGCCTCGCGGCGTTCGCCCAGGGCTCGGACATGGGCGGATCGATACGCGTCCCCGCCGCCTTCTGTGGCGTCTACGGGCTCAAACCCTCCTTCGGCCGGGTGCCGACCGCCACCCGACCCGACGGGTTCGTTCTGTCGACTCCCTTCACGAGCATCGGCCCGCTCGCGCGGACCGTCGAGGACGCCGCGCTCGCCCTCGACGTCCTCTCGGGACCACATCCGCGCGACCCGTACAGTCTTCCCGCACCCGAGAAGTCCTACCGTGACGCGCTCGACCGCGACACGAGCGACCTCAGCGTCGCGTACAGCCGCGACCTCGGCATCTTCGACGTCGCCGAGCGCGTCGCCGACGTCACCGACGACGCGCTCGCCGACCTCGCGGGCGTCGTGGACGACGTCGAGCGAACCGACCCGCCCTACGACGGGTCGCTGTCGGACCTCCGATACGCGTTCACGCAGATCTCGACCGTCGTGTTCGCCTCGATGGTCGAGGGGTTCGAGGCCGAGGGCATCATCGGTGACGGCGACCGCGAGCGGCTCTCGCCCTCGGTGCGGACGATGGTCCGGATCGGCGAGGACGCCGACGCGGTCTCGTACAAGCGCGCCGACCGGCCACGGACCGACTTCTACGACGCCGTCGAGGCCGTTCTCGACGAGCACGACCTGCTCGTGACCCCGACGACGGCGGTGCCCCCGTTCGAACACGGGCGGGACGGCCCCCAGACGATCGACGAGGCGTCGGTCGCGAACCCGGTCGTGGACTGGTGTCTCACCTGGCCGTTCAACCTCCCCGGGCACCCGGTCGCGTCGATACCCGCGGGGTTCGTCGATGGACTCCCGGTCGGGCTCCAGGTCGTCGGTCGGCGACACGCCGACGAGACGGTGCTCGCGGCGAGCGCCGCGCTCGAACGCGTCCGGCCGTGGCGGGACACCTACCCCGGACGGCGCTCGTAG